Below is a window of Jonesiaceae bacterium BS-20 DNA.
CGGTGGCAGTGACCCAGCCGGCCAAGATAGACAGCAGCGTAGATTTTCCAGAGCCACTGGGCCCGGTCAGTCCAATGAGGTCACCGGGAACAAACTCAAAGGAGACATTGCGGAACAAGAATGGCTGGTTTGGAAATTGGTGTCCCAACCCCTGGGCGGTTATTCGCACGCCACTCCTTCTGGGTTGCCTACCGTGACCGTTGCCGGTAGGTCACCTTGGACAAAGGTTTGCCCCAGTTCGCTTCCCACAACGGTGACCCAGCGGTTACCTGCAGGTGTAGCAACACAGGCCTGGTCTGTTCCGGATGTTCCGATCACGGCAGCCGGTGGAATCACCGAGACATCAATGGCTTGGTCATACGTGGACGTTAGCGTTACCGGACGGGCGGGGTCTTCTTGCCATTGGCTGAACTGCGGGGACTGCGCCACCGCTTGCAGGAACGAGCCGTCGGTGATGGCACCGGATTCAGGTAGGGCAATGGACATGTCACCCATATGTACTAGCCGTGCAAATTCGGTATCAGTGGGTAGCTCGACCGCAATGGACTCGAGTGTGCCACCGGCAATGGCGACTTCCGTTTCTGCGGAGATGGTTTGGCCAACAGTAATGTTGCAGGCGGAGATGGTTTGGCTTGGGTTGGGCAGCCACAGGAATGAGGATAAGGAGAATGTCTTTGTCGCCTTGCCACCGTGATCTTGTAGCAGTTTTGAAACTGCGGCACTCGTTGACCTGTCAAAAGTGCCCGACTCGGACACGTTGTACTTTAACTCGGTAAGAGCTTGTTGTAGTTGCTTGACGTCACTGCCTTTGGCGCCAATCTCAAGGTCACGCCAAAATGGTTCCGTAGTGTGTAATCCAACGACGGGCTGCCCATCAACATGGAATAGTGCATCGCCAGCTTTCCACTGTTCCCCGGCACTACACTCCAGTTTGGTCACCCGCCCGTTCGCAGGGGAGACCAGAGCCTGTGAAGCACTGACTGTAGGTGTCATGCGCAGTTGCTGATCACCTTCAAACAGGCGAGTTGAAACTGAGACTTCTTGTACCCGCGGCAGTGGTTCAAGGGATTGCCCTAATTGCTGGGGGAACACAAAAGCTCCCACGCCAGCGCCTACTGCCAAACAGGCCAATCCAATAAGAGCGAGTGATCTCATAGCCATCAGAAAGTCAGTCCTAAGGGGTTATCGTAGCATTCCAACGCTTCTGGTGAATCCAAAGATTTGCCACCAGGAATGACCATTGAATCCGAGTGCTCTGCATCTGGGCTAAACCAGACGGATACACCGCCACCATCAAGTTCAATCACTTCGCTGAAGTCCTTGGACTGATCCGCTGCTGGTAAGGATGCAATGAATGTCTCATAGTCTCCACTGGTGAACCCGAAAGGCGCGACATCTTGTTCGACTAGGCACTGAACATAGATTTCTAGAAAATCTTTCTTTTCGGGATTCTTACGCATGTCCTTGTATAAGGAATCGAATAAACCGTAACTTGAGTTACTGCAGTCATCCTCTGCGTTTGCGCCCGCGACGTCATTAGCTTTATATGGCTGAGAAAAACCTTCAGTGAGGCCGCCGCCAAAAACTGTGATTCCACGTTCTGCCATGCAACTGACGTACCGGTCTTGGGCCTCTAGATACTCGGCATCTGAAATATGTCCATCTTCAAGGACTGCAAACTGAAAATCATTGGCCTTAGCTCGAGCCTCTTCAAACTCTGCCTGGTACGGAGGTGATGCAAAGTCAGCGCTATCGCCCGTAGTACAACCGCTAACTAAGACCAAAAGTGTACCCAGCAATGTGGTTGTAGCCGCCTGAAATCTTGTTACCAAGTCTCTCCTTTGAAACGTGAGCCTGAGCGCAATAGTAGGCAGAGATTTGCTACTAACCTAGTGCCCTTGCGGGTTGATGAAACATTCTTCTGCCTCTGGAGAATTGAGGGATTTACCACCGGGGACTATTACCTCTTCCGCTACCTCGAGGTCCAAATCTGGAAAACGCTCTAAGGTGTCTGGTTCATCAGACTCATTTGTTGCTGTCGGAATCTCAATGATCACCCCGGGAGGTTGGAGTGCGTCTAGATCAGATCCGGTAAAGCCCGCTGGAGCGACCCCAGCCTTTACAAGGCAACGGGCGTAAACATCGGGCATATTTTCCTTGTTAGGGTTGTCTCGAACCAAGAAAAACAGAGAATCGATCGGGCCAAAATTGGATTGATTACAGTAGACATCTGCTGCGGAGGCGGTAGGATCGTTCCAATCGTACATGAGTGTATATCCGCTATTGATTCCGTTGGAAACCACCGTAAATCCTCGCTCCGCCATGCAGGACATGTAACGATCTTGAGCCTCTAGGAACTCTGCTTCAGTTATTAGATTGTCTTCAAGAATGGCCAGCTGAAAATCATTAGCTTTGGCACGGGCCTCATCAAACTCGGCCAAATATGGAAACGTTCGAGTATCGTCTGCCCGTTCTACGCTACAACCAGGCGTAGTCGCAATAATCGCTAGGGAGACCAGTATCGATGCAAAAATTCGGTTTAACATTGAAATAAACTGGTTAGGAGGAATGGTGAGATTCCTCCTAACCAGCTTTCTCCTATCTAGGTAAAACATCGTATGAGGAACCGGCCCGGAAAGTACCAGAGGCCGCAATGGCCACGGATTTTGCGCCGGCACCGTATACATACGGCCCGAAGACGATCAGGATCCTTGTGGAATTATCGTTGGCGAAGAACTTATGGGCTGCTGCAAATTTGTGGCTACTACACGTATTTTCCATGTCGAGGGTGGTCTTCGTTTGAGACGTCGCGGCGACTCCAAATGTGCACCCGTTAACCGAAATTGCATTTGCGGTTGTAGCGCCAGAACTTACAACTAGACCTGTAGCGAAGGCCATCGCTAAAAGGCTAGATCCGAATTTTTTTTCACTGCATTTCTCTCCTTTGAGTTCTGCGTCCGATCACCCTATCTGGCTGTGATTCGGTTTGCTAGCAGGAATCTAGGGTGTGTCTGGAAAGTATGGGTTGTATATGAAATTAAGTCCTACTTGATGCGGTAGCAGTAGCCTGAATTCTAGCCACCAGGACCCTTCGCTGAGGCTCGGGCCTGGGTAGCAGGTGGTGATTTACCAAGAACCTTGTGTTATCAAGGGTTGATGAAGCGCTCTGCTGTATATATCAGCATGTGATCAACTGGCCGGTAAACTGAAAATTGAATGCATTAATTCAAGTTGGAGTGTATGGTTATGCACATGACGTTTTCGGTAGCAGTTGCAGGAGCCAGTGGGTACGCGGGCGGAGAAGCCTTGCGGATCCTAGCAAATCACCCGGGTGTAACCGTAGGTGCGGTCACGGCGCACTCCAACGCGGGGTCACTCTTGGGTCAACATCAGTCGCATATACGCAGTCTCAAGGGCCGAGTGTTGCTCCCAACCACGGTTGAGAGCCTTGCCGGACACGATGTAGTTATTCTAGCCTTGCCGCACGGTGCGAGCGCAGAGATTGCCGCCGCGTTGCCTAAGGAAACCCTTGTCATTGATTTAGGGGCAGACCACCGGTTGCAGGACGGCGCCGCATGGGAAGAGTACTACCACAGCCCACACGCGGGGACCTGGCCATATGGCATGCCAGAACTGCTTCTGGTTGGAGAGGGTCCGGCTAAGCAACGCGAGAACCTTGTCGGTGCGCGCCGCATTGCCGTGCCGGGCTGCAACGTGACCGCAGCGACCCTGGGCCTTGCCCCGGGCATCGTGAAGAACGTGATTGACCCAATCGATATTGTGACCGTTCTAGCCGTGGGCTACTCGGGCGCCGGTAAGGCGCTCAAGACTAACCTGCTTGCCTCCGAGGCCATGGGCTCGGCCGTGCCATACGCGGTCGGCGGCAGCCACCGCCACATTCCCGAGCTGGTCCAAAACCTTAAGCGGGCTGGCGCGGGCGATGTCACCGTTTCCTTCACGCCTGTGCTTGTGCCCATGTCCCGGGGAATCCTAGCCACGGCTACCGCAAAGTTGGCTCCCGGAACACCCGAGCCAACCAACGAGGAACTGCACGCGATCTGGTCAGCCGCCTACGCGGATGAACCATTTGTTGAGGTTCTGCCATTTGGTGTGTGGCCGGCAACGGCTCCAACCACTGGAGCGAACACCGCCCACATCCAGGTGGGCTATGACAAGAAGGCTGGCCGGGTTATTACCGTGACAGCCATTGACAACCTAGTCAAGGGCACCGCGGGTGCCGCCATCCAATCCATGAACATTGCCCTGGGTCTGCCAGAGGAACAGGGACTGACTACGCAGGGAGTAGCGCCATGAGCGTAACCACCGCCAAAGGATTTACCGCCGCCGGTGTGCGCGCGGGACTCAAATCAACCGGCAACAAGGACGTAGCCCTCGTTGTGAACAACGGGCCGCTCGACGTTGCCGCCGCCGTGGTCACCTCTAACCGCGTCTTTGCCGCCCCCGTGCGCTGGATCAAGGAAGTCATTCCTGCGGGTAAGGCCAAGGCCGTAGTGCTGAACTCAGCCGGAGCCAACGCCTGCACCGGTGAACCCGGATACCAAGACACGGTAGCAACCGCCCAGTATGTGGCCGACCAACTCAAGGTCAGTGCGCAAGAAGTGCTCGTGTGCTCAACCGGTCTGATTGGTGTGCGCCTGGATATGGCCAAGTTGCTTGGCGGCGTGGACCACGCGGTTGAAAACCTGCACAACCAAAATGGCCACGACGCTGCGCTCGCAATCATGACCACGGACACCAAGCCAAAAGAGGCAGCCGGCGGGGGAGCAGGCTGGCACGTAGGCGGTATGGCCAAGGGAGCTGGCATGCTCGCACCCGGGCTGGCTACCATGCTGTGCGTGATCACCACTGACGCCGTCATCTCCGCCGAGGTAGCTGACCGCGCACTGCGGGTAGCGACCGGGCAGACCTTTGACCGTGTGGACTCCGATGGTTGTATGTCCACCAACGACACCGTCATCTTGCTGGCGTCCGGCGCCAGCGGGGTCGAGGTAGACGAGGCTGACTTTACCGAGCAACTCGTTGCCGTGTCCGCTGACCTGTCCCGCCAGCTCGTGGCCGATGCCGAGGGAGCCTCCCACGACATTGCCGTGTCAGTCATTGGTGCGACCACCGAACAGGCAGCCGTTGCGGTTGCCCGCGCAGTGACCCGTTCCAACCTGTTCAAGGCCGCCGTGTTTGGCAACGACCCCAACTGGGGCCGGGTGCTATCCGCGGTAGGCACTGTGCCACCCGAGTTAGCCCCCTTTGACGCAGACGCAATAGACGTAGCCATCAACGGTGTACGGGTCTGTATTGCCGGGGGCGTGGGCGAAGACCGCGACCTAGTAGACCTTTCCGCAAACCGGGAAGTCACCGTGGACATCTACCTGCACGCAGGCCAAGCAACCGCAACCGTATGGACCAATGACCTAACCCATGACTATGTTCATGAGAATAGTGCGTACTCATCATGACCCTTGAAACAACGGCTCTAGATTCGAGCCAGACCGATTCTGTGACTGACCCGGTCGCAGACCTGACCCCCAATGAGAAGGCCCAGGTTCTGCTTGAGGCTCTGCCGTGGCTCCAGCAATTCCGGGGCGCGCTCGTGGTGGTCAAGTATGGCGGCAACGCCATGATCGACGAAGAGCTTAAAGCAGCATTCGCCCAGGACATGGTGTTCCTACGCCAGGTGGGCCTGCGCCCCGTCATTGTGCACGGTGGCGGCCCCCAGATCTCCACCATGCTGGCCCGCCTTGGCATCGAAAGCGAATTCAAGGGCGGCTTCAGGGTCACCACGCCCGAGGCAATGGACGTGGTCCGTATGGTCCTGACCGGCAAGGTCTCCCGCGAGCTCGTTGGCCTACTCAACGCGCACGGCCCACACGCGGTAGGCCTGTCCGGTGAAGACGGCGGACTGTTCCAAGCCCGGCGCCGCACCGCCACGGTAGACGGCCAAGCCGTTGACGTGGGCCTGGTAGGCGACGTGGTCAAAGTCAACCCACAAGCGGTCTCCGACCTTCTCGATGCCGGCCGGATTCCCGTTGTCTCAACCGTCGCCCCCGACATTGACGACCCAACGACCGTGCTGAACATCAACGCTGACACGGCCGCCTCGGCGCTCGCGGTTGCCCTTGGTGCGCGCAAGCTCATTGTGCTTACGGACGTTGAGGGCCTGTACACCAACTGGCCGGACAAGTCCTCGCTGGCCTCCCAAATTGGCCGTTCCGAACTGGCGGCCCTGCTGCCGAGCCTGGAATCCGGCATGGTGCCCAAGATGGAAGCCTGCCTGCGGGCCGTTGACGGCGGTATCTCTGAGGCACACGTCATTGATGGCCGGGTGGCGCACTCGGTGTTGATGGAAGTCTTTACATCCAAGGGAATTGGCACCATGGTCGTTCCAGACCAGGTTGCAGCAGGAACAGTTGAACAGGGGAACAAGGCATGAGCGCGGATCTTACGGTGCAGGATAACCGGGACAGCCAAGGCCACGAGGTTGCTACTTCCGGTTCGGAGTGGACCAAGCGGTACTCGGGCGCCATCATGGACACGTTTGGGCTACCCCAAACGGTTCTAGTGCGCGGCGAGGGCGTGTACGTCTGGGACGCGGATGGCAAGAAGTACCTGGACCTACTAGCCGGCATTGCCGTCAACGTACTTGGTCACGCCCACCCCACCCTGACCGCGGCAATCAGTGCCCAGCTGGGCACGCTAGGCCACGTATCTAACTTCTTTGGCACCCCAGCCCAGATCACGCTTGCGGAAACCCTGCTGAACCTAGCGCAGGCTCCGAGCGAATCACGGGTATTCTTCACCAACTCGGGGACCGAGGCCAACGAGGCGGCCTTCAAAATGGCTCGCCGCACCGGGCGCCCAAGAATCCTTGCACTCGAGGGGGCCTTCCACGGCCGGACCATGGGCGCGCTTGCGCTGACCCACAAGCCGGATTACCGGGCGCCGTTTGAACCGCTGCCTGGTGGGGTGGAGTTCTTACCTTTTGGCGACTTTTGTGCACTTGAGGCGGCCTTTGCCACCGGCGGCGACCAAATTGCGGCCATGTTTGTTGAGCCACTGCAGGGTGAGGCGGGCGTACGCAGCCTGCCGGCCGGGTACCTGGCCAAGGTGCGCGAACTTACCAGCCAACATGGTGCACTCATGATCCTGGACGAGGTCCAAACCGGTGTGGCCCGTACGGGTGCCTGGTTTGCCCACCAACTCCCTGAGATTGGTGAGGGAATCACCCCGGACGCCATGACCCTGGCCAAGGGCTTGGGTGGCGGGATCCCCATTGGAGCCGTTATTGCCTACGGTAAGGCCGCAACCCTTTTGGGCCGCGGCCAACACGGGACCACCTTTGGTGGCAACCCGGTTGCCTCAGCGGCGGCGTTGGCAACACTCGGTGTCATTGACCGGGACAGCGTCATGGCCAATGTGAACGCCGTGGGCCAGTACGTGCGCAGCCAAATCTTAGGTCTGAACCACCCGCTAATCAAGGCTGTGCGCGGACACGGCCTGCTCATCGCGGTTGAGTTCACAGACGCGATCAGTGCGCAGGTTACGGCCCGGGCTCTTGCCGCCGGATTCATCATTAACGCGGTTAACCCCAGCGCAATCCGGTTGGCCCCACCGCTGGTGATCACCAAGGAACAGATCCAACCGTTCATCGACTTCTTGGGCCAACTACCCAACGAGGCCGGCGCGTTTACCCAGTAGCGCTGGGACTTTGGAAAGATCGCGGTTCTTGAAACGGGACTGTTTTGCCCACTGACTTATAAATTTTGGCTAACCCAAAAGGGTTTGCAACAGAATAGGAATGACCATGACGCTTCACTTCCTCAAAGACGATGACCTCACCCCGGCTCAGCAGCGCGAGGTGCTCGAACTTGGCCTAGCGTTTGCCAAGGATCGTTTTCACGCCCGCCCGTTTGAGGGGCCCAAGGCTGTTGCGGTGCTGTTTGACAAGCCGTCAACGCGCACCCGGGTTTCCTTCTCAGTTGGCGTGGCTGAGCTCGGTGGTTACCCACTCGTGATCGATGCCGCAGGGTCCCAGTTGGGCCGGGGCGAGCCAATCTCGGACACCGCCAAGGTCTTGACCCGCCAAGCCTCCATGATTGTGTGGCGGACCTTCGCCCACGCAAACATTGAAGAGATGGCAGCGAACTCAACGGTTCCGGTCATCAACTCGCTCACGGATTCCTACCACCCGTGCCAGATCTTGGCGGACCTGCTCACGGTTGCCCAGCACAAGGGTGGCGTGGACAAACTGGCCGGGCTCACCCTGTCCTACGTGGGCGACGGTGCCAACAACATGGCCCACTCCTACCTGCTGGGCGGGGTAACCGCCGGCATGCACGTGCGGATTGGGGCCCCAGAAGGGTTCGTGCCGGACGAGCAGATCGTTGCGCGGGCCGCCCAGATTGCGGAACAGACCGGGGGCTCCGTCCTAGTCACTACCAACGCGCAAGACGCGTTCCACGGCGCGGATGTGGTTGCGACTGACACCTGGGTTTCCATGGGGGATGAGGGTGACGCGGCCAGCCGCGAAGAACCGTTCATTCCCTACCAGGTCAATGCGCAGGCAATGGCCCAAGCCGCACCGGACGCACTG
It encodes the following:
- the argJ gene encoding bifunctional glutamate N-acetyltransferase/amino-acid acetyltransferase ArgJ, producing the protein MSVTTAKGFTAAGVRAGLKSTGNKDVALVVNNGPLDVAAAVVTSNRVFAAPVRWIKEVIPAGKAKAVVLNSAGANACTGEPGYQDTVATAQYVADQLKVSAQEVLVCSTGLIGVRLDMAKLLGGVDHAVENLHNQNGHDAALAIMTTDTKPKEAAGGGAGWHVGGMAKGAGMLAPGLATMLCVITTDAVISAEVADRALRVATGQTFDRVDSDGCMSTNDTVILLASGASGVEVDEADFTEQLVAVSADLSRQLVADAEGASHDIAVSVIGATTEQAAVAVARAVTRSNLFKAAVFGNDPNWGRVLSAVGTVPPELAPFDADAIDVAINGVRVCIAGGVGEDRDLVDLSANREVTVDIYLHAGQATATVWTNDLTHDYVHENSAYSS
- a CDS encoding peptidoglycan-binding domain-containing protein; amino-acid sequence: MAMRSLALIGLACLAVGAGVGAFVFPQQLGQSLEPLPRVQEVSVSTRLFEGDQQLRMTPTVSASQALVSPANGRVTKLECSAGEQWKAGDALFHVDGQPVVGLHTTEPFWRDLEIGAKGSDVKQLQQALTELKYNVSESGTFDRSTSAAVSKLLQDHGGKATKTFSLSSFLWLPNPSQTISACNITVGQTISAETEVAIAGGTLESIAVELPTDTEFARLVHMGDMSIALPESGAITDGSFLQAVAQSPQFSQWQEDPARPVTLTSTYDQAIDVSVIPPAAVIGTSGTDQACVATPAGNRWVTVVGSELGQTFVQGDLPATVTVGNPEGVACE
- a CDS encoding acetylornithine transaminase translates to MSADLTVQDNRDSQGHEVATSGSEWTKRYSGAIMDTFGLPQTVLVRGEGVYVWDADGKKYLDLLAGIAVNVLGHAHPTLTAAISAQLGTLGHVSNFFGTPAQITLAETLLNLAQAPSESRVFFTNSGTEANEAAFKMARRTGRPRILALEGAFHGRTMGALALTHKPDYRAPFEPLPGGVEFLPFGDFCALEAAFATGGDQIAAMFVEPLQGEAGVRSLPAGYLAKVRELTSQHGALMILDEVQTGVARTGAWFAHQLPEIGEGITPDAMTLAKGLGGGIPIGAVIAYGKAATLLGRGQHGTTFGGNPVASAAALATLGVIDRDSVMANVNAVGQYVRSQILGLNHPLIKAVRGHGLLIAVEFTDAISAQVTARALAAGFIINAVNPSAIRLAPPLVITKEQIQPFIDFLGQLPNEAGAFTQ
- the argF gene encoding ornithine carbamoyltransferase; the protein is MTLHFLKDDDLTPAQQREVLELGLAFAKDRFHARPFEGPKAVAVLFDKPSTRTRVSFSVGVAELGGYPLVIDAAGSQLGRGEPISDTAKVLTRQASMIVWRTFAHANIEEMAANSTVPVINSLTDSYHPCQILADLLTVAQHKGGVDKLAGLTLSYVGDGANNMAHSYLLGGVTAGMHVRIGAPEGFVPDEQIVARAAQIAEQTGGSVLVTTNAQDAFHGADVVATDTWVSMGDEGDAASREEPFIPYQVNAQAMAQAAPDALVLHCLPAYRGKEITAEVIDGPQSVVWDEAENRLHAQKALMTWLANGGSSTATSSKVQP
- the argB gene encoding acetylglutamate kinase, which gives rise to MTLETTALDSSQTDSVTDPVADLTPNEKAQVLLEALPWLQQFRGALVVVKYGGNAMIDEELKAAFAQDMVFLRQVGLRPVIVHGGGPQISTMLARLGIESEFKGGFRVTTPEAMDVVRMVLTGKVSRELVGLLNAHGPHAVGLSGEDGGLFQARRRTATVDGQAVDVGLVGDVVKVNPQAVSDLLDAGRIPVVSTVAPDIDDPTTVLNINADTAASALAVALGARKLIVLTDVEGLYTNWPDKSSLASQIGRSELAALLPSLESGMVPKMEACLRAVDGGISEAHVIDGRVAHSVLMEVFTSKGIGTMVVPDQVAAGTVEQGNKA
- the argC gene encoding N-acetyl-gamma-glutamyl-phosphate reductase, which produces MHMTFSVAVAGASGYAGGEALRILANHPGVTVGAVTAHSNAGSLLGQHQSHIRSLKGRVLLPTTVESLAGHDVVILALPHGASAEIAAALPKETLVIDLGADHRLQDGAAWEEYYHSPHAGTWPYGMPELLLVGEGPAKQRENLVGARRIAVPGCNVTAATLGLAPGIVKNVIDPIDIVTVLAVGYSGAGKALKTNLLASEAMGSAVPYAVGGSHRHIPELVQNLKRAGAGDVTVSFTPVLVPMSRGILATATAKLAPGTPEPTNEELHAIWSAAYADEPFVEVLPFGVWPATAPTTGANTAHIQVGYDKKAGRVITVTAIDNLVKGTAGAAIQSMNIALGLPEEQGLTTQGVAP